Proteins from a single region of Segatella copri:
- the bglX gene encoding beta-glucosidase BglX, whose amino-acid sequence MKNKIMKAKNWILSFVTLAMGVSPAMAQQTGEYAKMNKFIDNLMSKMTLQEKLGQLNLPVTGEIVTGQTKSSDVAGKIKRGEVGGLFNLKGVKNIKEVQKIAVEQSRLKIPLLFGMDVIHGYETVFPIPFSLSCSWDMEAIKLSAQIAAQEASADGINWTFSPMLDICRDPRWGRMSEGNGEDPYLGSCIAKAMVEGYQGNDLSAPNTVMACVKHFALYGGAEAGRDYNTVDMSRWRMFNYYMPPYKAAVDAGALSVMTSFNVVEGIPASGNKWLLTDVLRNMWGFKGMVVTDYTAIEEMIAHGMGNLQQVSAMALNAGTDMDMVSDGFVGTIEKSIKEGKVSEVTVNTACRRILEAKYKLGLFDDPYRYCSEKRAKKEIFTPEHKAIARKIAAETFVLLKNEGNLLPLQKKGKIALVGPLADTRSNMSGTWSVAARLNDNKTVLQAFKEAVGNKAEVLYAKGSNLLYDAKREADATMFGREMRDLRSAEEMLKEAIAVAKQADVIVAAVGESSEMSGECSSRTNLEIPDAQKNLLAALKKMGKPIVLVNFSGRTTVMTWEKENFPAILNVWFGGCESADAICDVLFGDKVPSGKLTATMPKSVGQIPLFYNHLNTGRPLEDGKWFMKFRSNYLDIDNEPLYPFGYGLSYTTFRYGKPSLSSTILSENGKILISVDVTNTGNYDADEIVQLYIRDLVGSVSRPVKELKGFERICLKKGETKTVTFTLTPDDLKFYNQELEYKYEPGEFEVMVGPNSKNVQTLKFELK is encoded by the coding sequence CTTCCCGTAACAGGTGAAATAGTAACAGGACAGACTAAAAGTAGTGATGTTGCAGGAAAAATCAAACGAGGAGAAGTTGGTGGACTCTTCAACTTGAAAGGTGTGAAGAACATTAAGGAAGTTCAAAAAATTGCAGTAGAACAAAGTCGCTTGAAAATACCACTTCTCTTTGGAATGGACGTAATTCACGGCTACGAAACCGTGTTCCCGATACCTTTCTCGTTGTCTTGTTCATGGGATATGGAGGCAATCAAGCTGTCTGCTCAAATTGCAGCTCAAGAGGCTTCGGCTGATGGCATTAACTGGACTTTCAGCCCTATGCTTGATATTTGTAGAGATCCTCGTTGGGGGAGAATGTCTGAAGGCAATGGAGAAGACCCTTATTTGGGTTCTTGCATAGCCAAGGCTATGGTAGAAGGTTACCAAGGTAATGATTTGTCTGCACCAAATACAGTCATGGCTTGTGTTAAGCATTTTGCTCTTTATGGTGGGGCTGAGGCTGGAAGAGATTACAATACGGTAGACATGAGTAGATGGCGTATGTTTAACTATTATATGCCTCCTTATAAGGCTGCTGTTGATGCAGGTGCATTAAGTGTGATGACTTCTTTTAATGTGGTAGAAGGTATACCTGCGTCTGGTAACAAATGGCTTTTGACTGATGTGCTCAGAAATATGTGGGGATTCAAGGGAATGGTTGTGACAGATTATACGGCTATCGAAGAAATGATTGCACATGGAATGGGCAATTTGCAGCAGGTTTCTGCTATGGCGTTGAATGCGGGTACCGATATGGATATGGTTTCCGATGGCTTTGTTGGTACTATAGAAAAATCAATAAAAGAAGGAAAGGTTTCTGAGGTGACGGTTAATACGGCTTGTCGTCGTATATTGGAAGCTAAATATAAGCTAGGTCTGTTTGATGATCCTTATAGATATTGTAGCGAAAAAAGGGCAAAAAAGGAGATCTTTACACCAGAGCACAAGGCTATCGCTCGTAAGATTGCTGCAGAAACCTTTGTTCTGTTGAAGAACGAGGGTAATCTTTTGCCTTTGCAGAAAAAGGGTAAAATTGCTTTGGTTGGTCCTTTGGCAGATACTCGTAGTAATATGTCGGGAACATGGAGCGTTGCTGCCCGATTGAATGATAATAAAACTGTGCTTCAGGCTTTTAAGGAGGCTGTAGGAAATAAAGCAGAAGTACTTTATGCTAAAGGCTCTAATCTGTTGTATGATGCAAAGAGAGAGGCTGATGCTACTATGTTTGGAAGAGAAATGCGTGATCTGCGATCTGCAGAAGAGATGTTGAAGGAGGCTATTGCTGTAGCTAAACAGGCTGATGTTATTGTTGCTGCTGTGGGCGAGTCTTCAGAAATGAGTGGTGAATGTAGTAGTAGAACTAATTTGGAAATACCTGATGCTCAGAAGAATTTGTTGGCTGCTCTTAAAAAAATGGGCAAGCCTATTGTGCTTGTTAATTTCTCAGGAAGAACTACTGTGATGACTTGGGAAAAGGAGAACTTCCCTGCTATCTTGAATGTCTGGTTTGGTGGATGTGAATCGGCTGATGCTATTTGTGATGTCTTGTTTGGTGATAAGGTTCCAAGTGGTAAACTGACAGCCACTATGCCAAAGAGTGTAGGGCAAATTCCTCTCTTCTACAATCATTTGAATACAGGTAGACCGCTTGAGGATGGAAAATGGTTTATGAAGTTCCGCAGCAACTATTTGGATATAGATAATGAACCGTTATATCCATTCGGTTATGGACTTTCATATACCACATTCCGCTACGGAAAGCCATCTCTTTCTAGTACAATTCTTTCTGAGAATGGTAAGATTCTGATTTCGGTAGATGTCACAAATACTGGTAATTATGATGCAGATGAGATAGTTCAACTTTATATCCGCGATTTGGTCGGAAGTGTGTCTAGACCAGTGAAGGAATTGAAGGGTTTTGAAAGAATCTGTTTGAAGAAAGGCGAGACAAAAACAGTTACCTTTACTCTTACCCCTGATGATTTGAAATTCTATAATCAGGAATTGGAATATAAGTATGAACCTGGAGAATTCGAGGTAATGGTTGGTCCAAACAGTAAAAATGTACAGACTCTGAAGTTTGAATTAAAATAA
- a CDS encoding DUF4886 domain-containing protein, with translation MKKRIFLLFIVTAFVLMGANAAKVVKILAIGNSFSEDAIEQNLHELADADGVKTIIANLYIPGCSLEHHMKCVNEDLKSYRYRKIGVDGKMQQIDKEQVSKALADEEWDYVSVQQASHFSGVYDTYQPYLKELIAYVKTHTSPKTKIVFHQTWAYANDSKHDGFVKYGNNQLIMYNCILDATRKVIHDCHPDILVPAGTAIQNARTSYIGDRMNRDGYHLNLTYGRYTAACTWYQAIFKKSVVGNKYLPMGMTEAERTVAQKSARAAVKHPFVITKI, from the coding sequence ATGAAAAAGAGAATCTTCTTATTGTTTATAGTTACGGCATTTGTCCTCATGGGGGCAAATGCTGCTAAGGTCGTTAAAATATTAGCTATCGGAAATAGCTTTTCGGAGGATGCTATTGAGCAGAATTTGCACGAATTAGCTGATGCTGATGGGGTGAAAACCATTATTGCTAATCTCTATATTCCGGGATGCTCTCTGGAACATCATATGAAGTGTGTCAATGAGGATTTAAAATCTTATCGCTATCGCAAAATAGGGGTAGATGGTAAAATGCAGCAAATAGATAAAGAGCAGGTGTCAAAGGCGTTGGCAGATGAGGAATGGGATTATGTAAGTGTACAGCAAGCTAGTCATTTCTCTGGTGTTTACGATACTTATCAGCCATATTTGAAAGAGTTGATTGCCTATGTCAAGACGCATACTTCACCAAAAACAAAGATTGTGTTTCATCAGACATGGGCGTATGCTAATGATTCTAAGCATGATGGCTTTGTAAAGTATGGTAATAATCAACTGATAATGTATAATTGCATCTTAGATGCTACCCGCAAAGTTATTCATGATTGCCATCCTGATATTCTTGTTCCTGCTGGTACGGCCATTCAGAATGCGCGTACATCTTATATTGGCGACAGAATGAATAGAGATGGGTATCACCTCAATTTGACTTATGGTAGATATACTGCTGCATGCACTTGGTATCAGGCTATTTTTAAAAAGTCGGTTGTGGGAAATAAATATTTGCCTATGGGAATGACAGAAGCCGAACGTACTGTAGCACAGAAGTCTGCTAGAGCTGCTGTTAAACATCCTTTTGTGATTACAAAGATATAA
- the pckA gene encoding phosphoenolpyruvate carboxykinase (ATP) produces the protein MAKFDKSVLAKYGITGTTEVLYNPSYEVLFNEETKEGLKGFEVGQETELGAVNVMTGIYTGRSPKDKFIVDDATSHDTVWWDSEEYHNDNHKATPEAWNAVKEIAKKELSNKKLFVVDGFCGTHKDTRMKVRFIVEVAWQAHFVTNMFIRPQNEAEFDQEPDFIVYNASKAKVENWKELGLHSETAVVFNVTSKEQVIINTWYGGEMKKGMFSMMNYFLPLKGMASMHCSANTDMNGENTAIFFGLSGTGKTTLSTDPKRKLIGDDEHGWDDEGVFNFEGGCYAKVINLDKESEPDIYGAITRDALLENVTVAKDGKIDFADKTVTENTRVSYPIYHIKNIQRPFSQGPAAKQVIFLSADAFGVLPPVSILNAEQTKYYFLSGFTAKLAGTERGITEPTPTFSACFGQAFLELHPTKYAEELVKKMQKSGAKAYLVNTGWNGSGKRISIRDTRGIIDAILDHSIDAAPTKTIPFFNFVVPTQLEGVDPKILDPRDTYADASQWEEKAKDLAARFIKNFKKYETNEAGKALVAAGPQL, from the coding sequence ATGGCAAAGTTTGATAAGTCAGTTTTAGCAAAGTACGGAATCACAGGTACAACTGAGGTTCTCTACAATCCTTCTTATGAGGTATTGTTCAATGAGGAGACTAAGGAAGGTCTCAAGGGTTTTGAGGTTGGTCAGGAGACTGAGCTCGGTGCAGTTAACGTAATGACTGGTATTTACACTGGTCGTTCTCCTAAAGACAAGTTCATCGTTGACGATGCTACATCTCACGACACTGTATGGTGGGATTCTGAGGAGTATCACAACGATAACCACAAGGCAACTCCAGAGGCATGGAACGCCGTTAAGGAGATCGCTAAGAAGGAGCTTTCTAATAAGAAGTTGTTCGTAGTAGATGGTTTCTGCGGTACACACAAGGATACACGTATGAAGGTACGTTTCATCGTTGAGGTAGCATGGCAGGCACACTTCGTAACAAATATGTTCATCCGTCCTCAGAACGAGGCTGAGTTCGATCAGGAGCCAGACTTCATCGTTTACAATGCTTCTAAGGCAAAGGTTGAGAACTGGAAGGAGTTGGGTCTCCACTCAGAGACAGCCGTTGTATTCAACGTAACTTCTAAGGAGCAGGTTATCATCAACACATGGTATGGCGGTGAGATGAAGAAGGGTATGTTCTCTATGATGAACTACTTCTTGCCATTGAAGGGTATGGCTTCTATGCACTGCTCTGCCAACACAGATATGAACGGTGAGAACACTGCTATCTTCTTCGGTCTTTCTGGTACAGGTAAGACTACATTGTCAACAGACCCTAAGCGTAAGTTGATCGGTGACGATGAGCACGGATGGGACGACGAGGGTGTGTTCAACTTCGAAGGTGGTTGCTACGCTAAGGTTATCAACCTCGACAAGGAGTCTGAGCCAGACATCTACGGTGCTATCACACGTGACGCTCTCCTCGAGAACGTAACTGTAGCTAAGGATGGTAAGATTGACTTCGCAGATAAGACTGTTACCGAGAATACTCGTGTATCTTATCCTATCTACCACATCAAGAACATCCAGCGTCCATTCTCTCAGGGTCCAGCTGCTAAGCAGGTTATCTTCCTCTCAGCAGATGCATTCGGTGTATTGCCACCAGTATCTATCTTGAACGCTGAGCAGACTAAGTATTACTTCCTCTCTGGTTTCACAGCTAAGTTGGCTGGTACAGAGCGCGGTATCACCGAGCCTACTCCAACATTCTCTGCTTGCTTCGGTCAGGCATTCTTGGAGTTGCACCCAACTAAGTACGCTGAGGAGTTGGTAAAGAAGATGCAGAAGTCTGGTGCTAAGGCATACTTGGTTAACACAGGTTGGAACGGTTCAGGCAAGCGTATCTCTATCCGCGACACACGTGGTATCATCGACGCTATCCTCGACCACTCAATCGACGCAGCTCCTACAAAGACTATCCCATTCTTCAACTTCGTAGTTCCTACACAGTTGGAAGGCGTAGATCCTAAGATCCTCGATCCTCGTGATACATACGCTGATGCTTCTCAGTGGGAGGAGAAGGCGAAGGATTTGGCTGCTCGCTTCATCAAGAACTTCAAGAAGTATGAGACAAACGAGGCTGGTAAGGCTCTCGTTGCTGCTGGTCCACAGCTCTAA
- a CDS encoding DUF6242 domain-containing protein has protein sequence MKRKFFAFIALITATLSLSSCLSSDETTVEYTHDTAITAFSLGSLDRYTKTKAGKDTLLKANVTGSDYKFYIDQAQRSIYNVDSLPCGVRSTAILATISSKNNSPILLMDINKTDSVAAYYSSSDSINFSTPRLIRVYSSDYSAYAQYKVTVNVHKELPYEFKWHELAQNNSQLTAFSDLKAVACGDYIYVFGKTAEGTKVLKSAINDGSAWSPIMMNESLSSDAYQSAVALDGELYISDGGKVYASADAETWTLVPGNADVKQLIGASSKYLYAYTAAGISVSKDKGASWEQEKLDKDADYLPTQNISMNVAGVLSAKDVENVMLLGTRDKALNDTVAITWLRTVDYDANEAGQWNYLEIEKNKSGKMPWLDQVITCAADTGFVALGSNGKWYKSQNAGLTWKQDKMVVLPAKFATEGTEGRFAFCRDKQHYYWIIRNGYVWRGRFNIDGWSKED, from the coding sequence ATGAAAAGGAAGTTTTTTGCTTTCATAGCGCTGATTACAGCTACGCTCTCGCTCTCTTCTTGCTTGAGCAGCGATGAAACAACAGTAGAATATACACATGATACAGCCATCACGGCTTTCTCGTTGGGTAGTCTTGACAGATATACCAAAACGAAGGCAGGTAAAGATACCTTGCTCAAGGCTAATGTGACGGGCTCTGACTATAAATTTTACATAGATCAGGCACAACGCTCGATTTATAATGTAGATTCCTTGCCTTGTGGGGTGAGGAGTACTGCCATATTGGCTACTATCAGCAGCAAGAATAACAGCCCTATTCTCCTGATGGATATCAACAAGACTGATTCTGTCGCAGCATACTATTCAAGTTCTGATTCCATCAACTTCTCAACGCCTCGCTTGATTAGAGTTTACAGCAGCGACTACTCTGCCTATGCCCAGTATAAGGTTACCGTAAACGTACATAAGGAGTTGCCTTATGAGTTTAAGTGGCATGAGCTGGCTCAGAACAACAGTCAGTTGACTGCGTTCTCTGATCTGAAGGCTGTAGCTTGTGGTGATTACATCTATGTATTCGGCAAGACTGCCGAGGGTACTAAGGTGCTGAAGTCAGCCATCAATGATGGCAGCGCCTGGTCACCTATTATGATGAACGAAAGCTTAAGTAGTGACGCTTACCAGAGTGCAGTAGCGCTGGATGGCGAACTCTATATCTCAGATGGCGGCAAAGTTTATGCTTCTGCCGATGCTGAAACATGGACATTGGTTCCTGGAAATGCAGATGTCAAGCAGCTCATTGGTGCAAGCAGCAAGTATCTCTATGCTTACACTGCTGCAGGTATCTCTGTTTCAAAAGATAAGGGTGCCAGCTGGGAGCAGGAGAAACTTGATAAAGATGCAGACTATTTGCCAACACAGAATATCTCAATGAATGTGGCTGGCGTACTCTCAGCTAAGGATGTAGAGAACGTAATGCTGCTGGGTACTCGCGACAAGGCTTTGAATGATACGGTTGCCATCACATGGTTGCGCACGGTTGACTATGATGCAAATGAAGCCGGACAGTGGAACTATCTGGAAATCGAAAAAAATAAAAGTGGAAAGATGCCTTGGCTGGATCAGGTAATTACCTGTGCTGCCGATACAGGCTTCGTTGCTTTAGGCAGTAACGGCAAATGGTATAAGAGCCAGAATGCCGGATTGACTTGGAAGCAGGATAAGATGGTTGTTCTGCCTGCTAAGTTTGCTACTGAAGGTACTGAAGGTCGTTTCGCTTTCTGCCGTGACAAGCAACATTACTATTGGATTATCAGAAACGGATACGTATGGAGAGGACGTTTCAATATAGATGGCTGGAGCAAGGAAGATTAA
- the porG gene encoding type IX secretion system protein PorG: MERTFQYRWLEQGRLIILLAYLTLGCMAVRAQDDPQYRMEIGAGVGVMTYEGDFNGNVLSDMQPAGFLVGRYNFDPYKDLKLSVGFGKIKGSSANVDTFYPDYAENPYSFNHTLVDMNLVFEYNFWPYGTGRDYRGAQRLVPYILGGLGATYVKGNEKNVFTANVPLGIGAKYKVNERLNLGLAWTFHFSLSDELDGVKDPYWVKSSGIFKNTDCYSTIAVSVTYSFSAKCRTCNKEE, from the coding sequence ATGGAGAGGACGTTTCAATATAGATGGCTGGAGCAAGGAAGATTAATCATCCTGCTTGCCTACTTAACTCTGGGCTGTATGGCGGTTCGTGCACAGGACGATCCGCAATATCGCATGGAGATAGGCGCCGGTGTGGGGGTAATGACCTATGAAGGCGACTTTAACGGAAATGTGCTTAGCGACATGCAACCTGCCGGTTTCCTGGTGGGAAGATACAATTTCGACCCCTACAAGGACTTGAAACTGAGCGTGGGCTTTGGAAAAATAAAAGGTTCTTCGGCAAATGTGGATACTTTCTATCCTGATTATGCTGAGAATCCCTATTCCTTTAATCATACGCTGGTGGATATGAATCTGGTGTTTGAGTACAACTTCTGGCCCTACGGAACAGGCAGAGACTATCGCGGAGCCCAGCGCCTGGTTCCTTATATACTGGGTGGCCTGGGAGCAACCTATGTAAAAGGTAACGAAAAAAATGTATTTACAGCCAACGTGCCTTTAGGCATCGGCGCAAAATATAAAGTAAACGAAAGGTTGAACTTGGGACTGGCCTGGACTTTCCATTTCTCGCTCAGCGATGAACTGGATGGTGTGAAAGACCCTTACTGGGTAAAGAGCAGTGGCATTTTCAAGAATACCGACTGCTATTCTACCATAGCCGTTTCGGTGACCTATAGTTTCAGTGCAAAATGTAGAACTTGTAATAAAGAAGAATGA
- a CDS encoding isoprenyl transferase, producing MMDNLDMNRIPEHIAIIMDGNGRWATERGKERSYGHQAGVDTVRRITSECTRLGVKYLTLYTFSTENWNRPADEVAALMGLVLTSLEDEIFMKNNVRFRVIGDLKRLPQQVQDKLQETMDHTAKNDSMTMVVALSYSSRWEILNATKKMVKEALESGSTYEQIEDKLTEENFEKHLETSFMPDPELLIRTGGELRISNYLLWQIAYSELYFCDTFWPDFNEEDLHKAIASYQNRQRRFGKTEAQVEEEEK from the coding sequence ATGATGGACAACTTAGATATGAACAGGATTCCTGAGCACATCGCTATCATTATGGATGGCAATGGTCGCTGGGCAACAGAACGGGGCAAGGAGCGTAGCTACGGCCATCAGGCTGGAGTAGATACCGTGCGCCGAATTACATCGGAGTGTACCAGGTTGGGGGTAAAATATCTCACCCTCTATACTTTCTCTACAGAGAATTGGAACCGTCCGGCCGATGAGGTTGCTGCCTTGATGGGACTGGTACTGACTTCGCTCGAAGATGAAATCTTCATGAAGAATAATGTCCGCTTCCGTGTGATAGGCGATTTGAAACGCCTGCCACAACAGGTGCAGGACAAGCTTCAGGAGACCATGGACCATACTGCGAAGAACGATTCGATGACTATGGTAGTGGCATTGAGCTATTCTTCACGTTGGGAAATCCTGAATGCTACAAAGAAAATGGTAAAAGAAGCATTGGAGTCTGGTTCAACCTATGAGCAGATAGAGGATAAACTGACAGAGGAGAACTTCGAGAAGCATCTGGAGACCAGTTTCATGCCAGATCCTGAACTTCTGATACGTACAGGAGGTGAACTCCGTATCAGCAACTATCTTCTTTGGCAGATAGCTTATTCAGAGTTGTATTTCTGTGATACCTTCTGGCCAGACTTCAATGAAGAAGATCTGCACAAGGCAATAGCAAGTTATCAGAACCGCCAACGTCGATTTGGAAAAACCGAGGCACAGGTGGAAGAGGAGGAGAAATAG
- a CDS encoding BamA/OMP85 family outer membrane protein: MNRFKKIFILLFGVMACMQIQAQDKIVNPDISYAGTPRTLKIGGINVSGVEGYEDYVLTGISGLSVGDEITVPGDEITNAVKRYWKHGLFSKVAIAADSIVGEKLYLHIYLAVRPRISNINYVGLKKSEREDMEQKLGMVKGTQVTPNMLDRAKILAKKYFDDKGFKNADIQINQRDDVANKGQVILDVVVDKKEKIKVHQITIDGNEQLSDRKIKGGLFSKGAFAKTHEAGKFASFFKSKKFTPERWKEDKQKLIDKYNEYGFRDAQILEDSVSNFDEKHVNIYIKVDEGKKYYIRNISWAGNTVYSSAYLEALLGMKKGDVYNQKILGKRLNEDDDAVSNLYYNNGYVFSRIEPTEINIDGDSIDLEMRVTEGPQAYLSHVRINGNTRLYENVVRRELRTKPGDLFSKDALMRSARELASMGHFDPEKVSPDVKPNPEDGTVDVNWNLEQKSNDQIEFSLGWGQTGVIGRVGLKLNNFSMANLFNKNKEHRGIMPIGDGEVLSIGAQTNGTYYQSYNVSYSTNWFGGKRPIQFSVGAYYSKSTDVSSNYYNSAAMYNYQSYLYGYGSSYYNNYENYYDPDKYIQMVGVSLGWGKRLRWPDDYFTLSVQLAYQRYMMKNWSYMLMTNGNANNLNLTIALNRTSTDNQLFPRRGSEVEASVNLTPPWSAFDNKDYKNLANDSKSPTYSAEQQEKYRWIEYHKWKFKAKTYTALTEGQKCFVLMTRVELGLLGSYNKYKKSPFETYYVGGDGMSGYSSYYGEETIGLRGYENGSVSYSPTTGYYAYAYDRFSLELRYPFLLGNTTIYGLTFVEAGNAWYETKKFNPFSMKRSAGVGVRIFLPMVGLMGIDWAYGFDTVWNGSSYKKGGSQFHFILGQEF; this comes from the coding sequence ATGAATAGATTTAAAAAGATTTTCATCCTGCTGTTCGGCGTAATGGCATGCATGCAGATTCAGGCACAAGATAAAATCGTAAACCCTGACATCTCGTATGCTGGTACACCTCGTACCCTTAAGATTGGTGGTATCAATGTTTCGGGTGTTGAGGGCTACGAAGACTATGTCCTCACAGGTATTTCAGGCCTCAGTGTGGGCGATGAGATTACTGTGCCTGGCGACGAGATTACCAATGCCGTAAAGCGCTACTGGAAACATGGTCTCTTCTCGAAGGTGGCTATCGCTGCCGACTCTATCGTAGGTGAGAAGCTTTATCTCCATATCTATCTTGCGGTTCGTCCACGTATCTCTAATATCAACTATGTTGGTTTGAAGAAGAGCGAGCGTGAAGATATGGAGCAGAAGTTGGGTATGGTAAAGGGCACGCAGGTAACTCCGAATATGCTCGATCGTGCCAAGATTCTCGCCAAGAAGTATTTCGATGATAAGGGTTTCAAGAATGCTGATATCCAGATTAACCAGCGCGATGATGTCGCCAACAAGGGACAGGTAATCCTGGATGTTGTTGTTGACAAGAAAGAAAAAATCAAGGTACATCAGATAACAATCGATGGAAACGAACAGCTTTCTGACCGCAAGATTAAGGGTGGACTCTTCTCGAAGGGTGCTTTTGCCAAGACGCATGAGGCTGGTAAGTTCGCCTCTTTCTTCAAGTCGAAGAAGTTTACCCCTGAGAGATGGAAGGAAGATAAGCAGAAACTCATCGACAAATATAATGAGTATGGTTTCCGTGATGCTCAGATTCTGGAAGATAGCGTGAGCAACTTCGATGAGAAGCACGTTAATATCTACATCAAGGTAGATGAAGGTAAGAAATACTATATCCGTAACATCTCCTGGGCAGGTAATACCGTTTACTCTTCAGCTTATCTCGAAGCATTGCTCGGTATGAAGAAGGGCGATGTATATAACCAGAAGATATTGGGTAAGCGCCTGAATGAAGATGATGACGCTGTTTCTAACCTCTACTATAATAATGGTTATGTGTTCTCTCGTATCGAACCGACTGAAATCAATATTGATGGCGATTCTATCGATTTGGAGATGCGCGTAACAGAGGGACCTCAAGCTTATCTGAGCCATGTACGTATCAATGGTAATACCCGTCTTTACGAAAACGTAGTGCGCCGTGAACTTCGTACCAAGCCAGGCGACCTTTTCTCTAAGGATGCTCTGATGCGTTCGGCTCGTGAACTTGCTTCTATGGGACACTTTGATCCTGAGAAGGTTAGCCCGGATGTAAAGCCTAATCCTGAAGATGGTACGGTTGATGTAAACTGGAACCTGGAGCAGAAGAGTAACGACCAGATTGAGTTCTCGCTCGGTTGGGGTCAGACGGGTGTCATCGGACGTGTGGGCTTGAAGCTCAACAACTTCTCTATGGCAAACCTCTTCAACAAAAACAAGGAGCATCGTGGTATCATGCCTATCGGTGATGGTGAGGTGCTGAGTATCGGTGCACAGACCAATGGTACCTACTACCAGAGCTATAACGTAAGCTACTCTACCAACTGGTTTGGCGGCAAACGCCCTATCCAGTTCAGCGTAGGTGCATACTACAGTAAGAGTACCGACGTGTCAAGCAACTATTACAATAGTGCAGCCATGTACAACTATCAGAGTTACTTATATGGCTATGGTTCTAGTTACTATAACAACTACGAGAATTATTACGATCCAGACAAGTATATCCAGATGGTGGGTGTAAGCCTCGGTTGGGGTAAGCGCCTCCGTTGGCCGGATGATTACTTCACCTTGTCTGTACAGTTGGCTTACCAGCGCTACATGATGAAGAACTGGAGCTATATGTTGATGACCAACGGTAATGCGAACAACTTGAACTTGACCATCGCATTGAACCGAACATCAACCGATAACCAACTCTTCCCACGTCGTGGTTCTGAGGTTGAGGCAAGTGTCAACCTTACTCCACCATGGAGTGCGTTCGACAACAAGGACTACAAGAATCTTGCCAACGATTCTAAGTCGCCAACCTATTCTGCCGAGCAGCAGGAGAAGTACAGATGGATTGAATACCATAAGTGGAAGTTCAAGGCAAAGACTTATACTGCACTCACAGAGGGTCAGAAGTGCTTCGTATTGATGACCCGTGTAGAACTCGGTTTGCTCGGTTCTTATAACAAGTATAAGAAGAGTCCGTTCGAGACCTACTATGTGGGTGGTGACGGTATGAGTGGATACTCATCATATTATGGTGAGGAAACAATCGGACTCCGCGGTTATGAGAATGGTTCTGTATCTTACAGTCCTACAACCGGTTACTATGCTTATGCATACGACCGCTTCTCATTGGAGCTTCGCTATCCATTCCTCTTAGGTAACACAACCATTTACGGTTTGACCTTCGTAGAGGCTGGTAACGCCTGGTATGAAACCAAGAAGTTCAACCCATTCAGCATGAAACGTAGTGCCGGTGTCGGTGTACGTATCTTCTTGCCTATGGTTGGTCTGATGGGTATTGACTGGGCTTACGGTTTCGATACTGTATGGAATGGTAGTTCATATAAGAAGGGTGGAAGCCAGTTCCACTTCATCTTAGGTCAGGAATTCTAA
- a CDS encoding OmpH family outer membrane protein: MKKIVLMLMMAVAAISAHAQKYALIDMEYILKNVPAYERANEQLNQVSRKWQAEVEALNTEASTMYKNYQNEVVFLSQEQKKAKQDAIMQKEKEASDLKKKYFGAEGDLYKMREALMGPIQEEIYTAVKEISDLRGYSLVLDRASNSGIIFGSPKIDISNEVLQKLGYSK, translated from the coding sequence ATGAAGAAAATAGTATTGATGCTGATGATGGCTGTAGCAGCCATCTCTGCACATGCACAGAAATATGCATTGATAGATATGGAGTACATCTTGAAGAATGTACCCGCTTATGAGCGTGCCAACGAGCAGCTGAATCAGGTAAGCCGCAAATGGCAGGCAGAGGTAGAAGCTCTTAACACAGAGGCAAGCACCATGTATAAGAACTATCAGAACGAGGTAGTGTTCCTTTCCCAGGAGCAGAAGAAGGCTAAGCAGGATGCCATCATGCAGAAAGAGAAGGAGGCTAGCGATTTGAAGAAAAAATATTTTGGTGCAGAAGGCGACCTCTATAAGATGCGTGAGGCATTGATGGGACCTATTCAGGAAGAGATTTATACAGCAGTAAAAGAGATTTCAGACCTGCGCGGATATTCGCTTGTTCTCGATAGAGCTAGCAACAGCGGCATCATCTTTGGCTCTCCTAAGATAGATATTAGCAATGAAGTGCTCCAAAAATTAGGTTATTCCAAATAA